The following are from one region of the Amycolatopsis sp. QT-25 genome:
- a CDS encoding HAD-IA family hydrolase: MYGGPVLNGLVVDYVGVLTDDGADELYAYLRAARGRGIKTALLSNAPGASDEAKRSLAPFFDVLVFSGEVGVAKPEREVYLLTAGLLDLPADRCVFVDDAAHNVRAAVSAGMAGVHHTSVEETLTELSALFPKP, encoded by the coding sequence GTGTACGGTGGGCCGGTGCTGAACGGGCTGGTCGTCGACTACGTCGGGGTGCTCACGGACGACGGCGCGGACGAGCTGTACGCCTATCTGCGGGCGGCCAGGGGCCGCGGTATCAAAACGGCCTTGCTGTCGAACGCACCCGGCGCGTCGGACGAGGCCAAGCGGTCGCTCGCCCCGTTCTTCGACGTGCTGGTCTTCTCCGGCGAGGTCGGCGTGGCCAAACCCGAACGCGAGGTCTACCTGCTCACCGCGGGGCTGCTCGACCTGCCTGCCGACCGGTGCGTGTTCGTCGACGACGCGGCGCACAACGTCCGCGCCGCGGTGTCGGCCGGAATGGCGGGAGTGCACCACACGTCGGTCGAAGAGACGCTGACCGAGCTCAGCGCTTTGTTCCCGAAGCCGTGA
- a CDS encoding Rv3235 family protein, whose translation MSSYVLRRLEPFEPPYRLDGRPGRAVHRVAPPDNQLVLDLPLAGEKTVEVPEPRPDTPDRRQVGRLLTTILEACDGRRPAVQVRPILDPALHSALLDQGRRRPPGGYRPKSVHLCHPADGVIEACATVEQNDRCLALAARFERTSAGWVCTRFHLLKPPRRVSALRLTA comes from the coding sequence ATGAGTTCGTACGTACTGAGACGGCTTGAACCGTTCGAACCGCCGTATCGGCTCGACGGCAGGCCGGGCAGGGCGGTGCACCGGGTGGCGCCGCCGGACAACCAGCTCGTGCTCGATCTGCCGCTGGCCGGCGAAAAGACCGTGGAAGTACCGGAGCCACGGCCCGACACGCCGGACAGGCGGCAGGTCGGCAGGCTGCTGACCACCATCCTCGAAGCCTGTGACGGACGCCGTCCGGCGGTCCAGGTGCGGCCGATCCTCGACCCCGCGCTCCACAGCGCGCTGCTCGACCAAGGCCGGCGCCGTCCACCGGGCGGCTATCGCCCGAAGTCGGTACATCTGTGCCATCCCGCTGACGGCGTCATCGAGGCCTGCGCGACCGTCGAACAGAACGACCGCTGCCTCGCCTTGGCCGCGCGTTTCGAGCGGACGTCGGCGGGCTGGGTGTGCACCCGCTTCCACCTGTTGAAGCCACCGCGCCGCGTCTCCGCGCTCCGGCTCACCGCATGA
- the secA gene encoding preprotein translocase subunit SecA produces the protein MVLNRLLRAGEGKMVKRLRHIADHINTLEDDVKELSDTALRAKTDEFRKRNADGESLDDLLPEAFAVAREAAWRVLGQRPYDVQLMGGAALHLGQVSEMKTGEGKTLTQVLPAYLNGLSGKGVHVITVNDYLAKRDAEWMGRIHRFLGLEVGIILADQTPEVRRQQYAADITHGTNNEFGFDYLRDNMAWSLDDCVQRGHNFAIVDEVDSILIDEARTPLIISGPADQSSRWYVEFARMTPLMKPDIHYEVDIRKRTVGVTEKGVAFVEDQLGIDNLYEAANTPLVGYLNNALKVKELYKRDKDYIVRDGEVLIVDEFTGRILHGRRYNEGMHQAIEAKEGVEIKAENQTLATITLQNYFRLYDKLSGMTGTAETEAAEFHQTYKLGVVPIPTNKPMVRADQADLIYKTEQAKFEAVAEDIAERHENGQPVLVGTTSVEKSEHLSKLLLKLGVPHEVLNAKHHDREALIVARAGRKGAVTVATNMAGRGTDIVLGGNPDIIADEVLRARGLDPVEHSEEYEAAWPKVLEEIQAETKAEAEEVREAGGLYVLGTERHESRRIDNQLRGRSGRQGDPGESRFYLSLGDELMRRFNATMVERVMTTMRLPDDVPIEHKMVSKAIKSAQTQVEQQNMEIRKNVLKYDEVMNEQRKVIYAERLRVLEGEDLREQIEHMLVDVINAYVTEETSSGYAEDWDHEKLWTALKTLYPVKVTWEELTEDDDLDADKLREALLEDAHRAYDEREADIDAKVGEGAMRSLERQVMLTVLDRKWREHLYEMDYLKEGIGMRALAQRDPVIEYQREGYDMFRAMLESLKEEAVGFLFNLQVEQAEPTTPSPESASALPAGVGSGNGQAANRDGGRHARPTPPQAPATDTESVPTALRGKGLGGGSQSGLTMSGPSEDGGVESHSDGGAGDAGDQSGTRRERRAAQRASQKKGKKGPRR, from the coding sequence ATGGTGCTGAACCGCCTGCTCCGCGCGGGCGAGGGCAAAATGGTGAAGCGGCTGCGACACATCGCCGATCACATCAACACCCTCGAAGACGACGTCAAGGAGCTTTCGGACACCGCGTTGCGGGCCAAGACCGACGAGTTCCGTAAACGGAACGCGGACGGCGAGTCCCTCGACGACCTCCTGCCGGAGGCCTTCGCGGTGGCGAGGGAGGCGGCCTGGCGCGTGCTCGGCCAGCGGCCCTACGACGTCCAGCTGATGGGCGGCGCCGCGCTGCACCTCGGCCAGGTCTCCGAGATGAAGACCGGTGAGGGCAAGACCCTGACCCAGGTCCTTCCCGCGTACCTGAACGGGCTGTCCGGCAAGGGCGTGCACGTCATCACAGTGAACGACTACCTCGCCAAACGTGACGCCGAGTGGATGGGCCGCATCCACCGCTTCCTCGGCCTCGAGGTCGGCATCATCCTGGCCGACCAGACGCCCGAGGTCCGCCGCCAGCAGTACGCCGCCGACATCACGCACGGCACGAACAACGAGTTCGGTTTCGACTACCTCCGCGACAACATGGCGTGGAGCCTCGACGACTGCGTGCAGCGCGGCCACAACTTCGCGATCGTCGACGAGGTGGACTCCATCCTCATCGACGAGGCCAGGACGCCGCTGATCATCTCCGGCCCCGCCGACCAGTCCTCGCGCTGGTACGTCGAGTTCGCCCGGATGACCCCGCTGATGAAGCCGGACATCCACTACGAGGTGGACATCCGCAAGCGCACCGTCGGCGTCACCGAGAAGGGTGTCGCGTTCGTCGAGGACCAGCTCGGCATCGACAACCTCTACGAGGCCGCGAACACGCCGCTGGTCGGCTACCTGAACAACGCGCTGAAGGTCAAGGAGCTCTACAAGCGCGACAAGGACTACATCGTCCGTGACGGCGAAGTCCTCATCGTCGACGAGTTCACCGGCCGCATCCTGCACGGCCGCCGCTACAACGAGGGCATGCACCAGGCGATCGAGGCCAAGGAAGGCGTCGAGATCAAGGCCGAGAACCAGACGCTCGCCACGATCACGCTGCAGAACTACTTCCGGCTCTACGACAAGCTGTCGGGGATGACCGGTACCGCCGAGACCGAGGCGGCCGAGTTCCACCAGACCTACAAGCTGGGTGTGGTGCCGATCCCGACCAACAAGCCGATGGTCCGCGCCGACCAGGCCGACCTGATCTACAAGACCGAGCAGGCCAAGTTCGAGGCCGTCGCCGAGGACATCGCCGAGCGGCACGAGAACGGCCAGCCGGTGCTGGTCGGCACCACGAGTGTCGAGAAGTCCGAGCACCTGTCGAAGCTGCTGCTCAAGCTGGGTGTCCCGCACGAGGTCCTCAACGCCAAGCACCACGACCGGGAGGCGCTGATCGTCGCCCGCGCGGGGCGCAAGGGCGCGGTCACCGTCGCCACCAACATGGCGGGCCGCGGTACCGACATCGTGCTCGGCGGCAACCCGGACATCATCGCCGACGAGGTCCTGCGTGCCCGCGGTCTCGACCCGGTGGAGCACTCCGAGGAGTACGAGGCCGCCTGGCCGAAGGTGCTCGAAGAGATCCAAGCGGAGACCAAGGCCGAGGCCGAGGAAGTTCGCGAGGCGGGCGGCCTGTACGTGCTCGGTACCGAGCGGCACGAGTCCCGCCGCATCGACAACCAGCTCCGCGGTCGTTCCGGTCGTCAGGGCGACCCGGGCGAGTCCCGGTTCTACCTGTCGCTCGGTGACGAGCTCATGCGCCGCTTCAACGCGACGATGGTCGAGCGGGTCATGACGACCATGCGGCTGCCGGACGACGTGCCGATCGAGCACAAGATGGTCTCCAAGGCGATCAAGAGCGCGCAGACGCAGGTCGAGCAGCAGAACATGGAGATCCGCAAGAACGTCCTCAAGTACGACGAGGTCATGAACGAGCAGCGCAAGGTGATCTACGCCGAGCGCCTGCGCGTCCTCGAGGGCGAGGATCTTCGCGAGCAGATCGAGCACATGCTGGTCGACGTCATCAACGCGTACGTCACCGAAGAGACCTCTTCGGGCTACGCCGAGGACTGGGACCACGAGAAGCTGTGGACGGCGCTCAAGACGCTGTACCCGGTCAAGGTCACCTGGGAAGAGCTCACCGAGGACGACGACCTGGACGCGGACAAGCTGCGTGAGGCGCTGCTCGAAGACGCCCACCGCGCGTACGACGAGCGTGAGGCCGACATCGACGCCAAGGTCGGCGAAGGCGCGATGCGCAGCCTGGAACGTCAGGTGATGCTCACCGTGCTCGACCGCAAGTGGCGCGAGCACCTCTACGAGATGGACTATCTCAAGGAGGGCATCGGCATGCGGGCCCTGGCCCAGCGCGACCCGGTCATCGAGTACCAGCGCGAGGGCTACGACATGTTCCGCGCGATGCTGGAATCGCTGAAGGAGGAGGCCGTCGGCTTCCTGTTCAACCTCCAGGTCGAGCAGGCCGAGCCCACCACGCCGTCGCCGGAGTCCGCGTCCGCGCTGCCGGCCGGGGTCGGCTCCGGGAACGGCCAGGCCGCCAACCGCGACGGCGGACGGCACGCCCGGCCGACGCCGCCGCAGGCTCCGGCGACCGACACCGAATCCGTGCCGACCGCCTTGCGGGGCAAGGGACTCGGCGGCGGTTCGCAGTCCGGGTTGACCATGTCGGGTCCGTCCGAGGACGGTGGCGTCGAGTCGCATTCGGACGGTGGCGCCGGCGACGCCGGTGACCAGAGCGGAACCCGCCGGGAGCGTCGTGCCGCGCAGCGCGCCTCCCAGAAGAAGGGCAAGAAGGGCCCGCGCCGCTAA
- the raiA gene encoding ribosome-associated translation inhibitor RaiA yields MDIVVKGRNVEVPDHYRALVSEKLARLERYDKKVIRYDVELFHEPNRRQSKNCQRVEITGKGRGPAVRAEACAGDFYAALDSALNKLESRLRKTHDRRRVHYGRSRPESVAEATSIVAAGGMTTDTRQLAGTAVLEAPEAGSLADGFAVESGEEFDMPQQRWDDGVTEHQPGRIVREKKHDAQPMTVDQALYEMELVGHDFYLFNDSDAGCPSVVYRRRGFDYGVIRLS; encoded by the coding sequence ATGGACATCGTCGTCAAGGGCCGCAACGTGGAGGTGCCCGACCACTATCGGGCACTTGTCAGCGAAAAGCTGGCCCGGCTAGAGCGCTACGACAAGAAGGTCATCCGTTACGACGTGGAGCTCTTCCACGAGCCCAATCGCCGGCAGTCGAAGAACTGCCAGCGCGTCGAAATCACCGGGAAGGGCCGAGGCCCCGCCGTACGCGCCGAAGCGTGTGCCGGCGACTTCTACGCAGCGCTGGATTCCGCACTGAACAAGCTCGAGAGCAGACTGCGGAAGACACACGACCGACGGCGCGTGCACTACGGCCGCAGCCGTCCGGAATCCGTCGCCGAGGCGACTTCGATCGTGGCTGCCGGTGGCATGACCACCGACACCCGGCAGTTGGCGGGAACCGCTGTGCTCGAAGCGCCCGAGGCCGGATCCTTGGCCGACGGTTTCGCTGTCGAGAGCGGTGAAGAGTTCGACATGCCCCAGCAGCGCTGGGATGACGGGGTGACCGAACACCAGCCCGGTCGCATCGTCCGCGAGAAGAAGCACGACGCGCAGCCCATGACGGTCGACCAGGCTCTCTACGAGATGGAACTGGTCGGTCACGACTTCTACCTGTTCAACGACTCCGACGCCGGGTGCCCGAGCGTCGTCTATCGGAGGCGAGGCTTCGACTACGGCGTCATCCGGCTGAGTTAG